One stretch of Neosynechococcus sphagnicola sy1 DNA includes these proteins:
- a CDS encoding acyl carrier protein: MSETENKMILDRADIQLKVINVLKDMTIDWELDLQGGINMKTRLMEDLAFESLDIVQLVVSLEKTFEQNGLPFARLFMRDDEYVDEILVGELVDFLAENIVRHE; this comes from the coding sequence ATGTCTGAAACCGAAAATAAAATGATTCTTGATCGAGCAGATATCCAGTTAAAAGTTATTAATGTCCTGAAAGATATGACTATTGATTGGGAGCTAGATTTGCAGGGTGGAATCAATATGAAAACTCGACTAATGGAGGACCTGGCTTTTGAGTCACTCGATATTGTCCAATTGGTGGTTTCTCTAGAGAAGACATTTGAACAAAATGGGCTACCATTTGCAAGACTATTCATGCGTGACGACGAATATGTTGATGAAATTCTAGTAGGAGAATTAGTTGATTTCCTCGCCGAAAATATCGTTAGACACGAGTAA